The following are encoded together in the Streptomyces rapamycinicus NRRL 5491 genome:
- a CDS encoding FGGY-family carbohydrate kinase, producing the protein MTVLTVDVGTSVIKSVVFDTEGREVAVSRTGTEVLRPHPGWAEQDMDAVWRGVASTVRGALAQLGPGQDAVRLIAFTAQGDGCWLVDGDGSPTGPAILWSDGRAGDLLARWQTDGVLAEAYRRNGSLSCAGMPNAVLTWLAEHDPARLERSHTALTAAGWLFLKLTGVTAIDASDASAPFLDHATGGYDPAIVDLFGLAWARRLLPRVLGHDECVAGLTPHAAAELGLPTGLPVVMAPYDIAATARGAGVVDPGQACAILGTTLCTEVVRRSVDTSGEPCGITIAFGRHDRLLRALPTLSGTEVLDWACRTLAVESPAALGDLAAASAPGAAGLGFLPYLSPAGERAPFLDGRARGTFWGLSLDHTRADLARAVFEGLSLVVRDCLRASGTEVHELRLCGGGAGSDRWCQLIADATGVPTARGTDTELGAKGAFLTGLVLTGAERSMEEAAAKYVRMGSSWAPDPGRAALYDELSAAHLAWRDAARSLGWSPSRGPDAQPSRGPDAQPSRGPDAPPARGPDAPPARPPAGTPGQRPHDPRPETSHV; encoded by the coding sequence ATGACGGTTCTCACTGTCGACGTCGGCACGTCGGTCATCAAGTCCGTCGTGTTCGACACCGAGGGAAGGGAAGTGGCGGTCTCCCGCACCGGTACGGAGGTGCTGCGGCCCCACCCCGGATGGGCCGAGCAGGACATGGACGCGGTGTGGCGCGGGGTCGCCTCCACCGTGCGCGGCGCCCTGGCCCAGCTGGGACCCGGGCAGGACGCGGTGCGGCTGATCGCGTTCACCGCCCAGGGGGACGGCTGCTGGCTGGTCGACGGCGACGGCAGCCCCACCGGCCCGGCGATCCTCTGGTCCGACGGGCGCGCCGGTGATCTGCTCGCGCGCTGGCAGACCGATGGCGTCCTGGCCGAGGCGTACCGCCGCAACGGCTCCCTCAGCTGCGCGGGCATGCCCAACGCGGTGCTCACCTGGCTCGCCGAGCACGACCCGGCGCGCCTGGAGCGCTCGCACACCGCGCTGACCGCGGCGGGCTGGCTGTTCCTGAAGCTCACCGGCGTCACGGCGATCGACGCCTCCGACGCGTCGGCCCCCTTCCTCGACCACGCCACGGGCGGGTACGACCCGGCGATCGTGGACCTGTTCGGCCTGGCGTGGGCCCGCCGGCTGCTGCCGCGCGTCCTCGGACACGACGAGTGCGTCGCCGGGCTCACCCCTCACGCGGCGGCCGAACTGGGCCTCCCCACCGGCCTTCCCGTCGTGATGGCCCCCTACGACATCGCCGCCACCGCCCGCGGCGCCGGGGTCGTCGACCCCGGACAGGCGTGCGCCATCCTCGGCACCACCCTGTGCACCGAGGTGGTGCGCCGGAGCGTGGACACCTCGGGCGAGCCGTGCGGCATCACCATCGCCTTCGGCCGCCACGACCGTCTGCTGCGCGCCCTTCCCACCCTGTCGGGCACCGAGGTACTGGACTGGGCGTGCCGGACACTGGCCGTCGAGAGCCCCGCCGCGCTCGGTGACCTCGCCGCCGCGTCCGCACCCGGCGCCGCCGGGCTGGGCTTCCTCCCCTACCTCTCCCCCGCCGGGGAACGCGCCCCGTTCCTCGACGGACGGGCCCGCGGCACGTTCTGGGGCCTTTCGCTGGACCACACCCGCGCCGACCTGGCCCGTGCGGTCTTCGAGGGGCTGTCCCTCGTCGTACGGGACTGTCTGCGAGCCTCCGGAACCGAGGTGCACGAGCTGCGGCTGTGCGGCGGAGGCGCGGGCAGCGACCGCTGGTGTCAGCTCATCGCCGATGCCACCGGCGTCCCGACGGCGCGTGGCACCGACACCGAGCTGGGCGCGAAGGGCGCCTTCCTCACCGGTCTGGTGCTCACCGGCGCCGAGCGCAGCATGGAGGAGGCCGCCGCCAAGTACGTCCGTATGGGCTCCAGTTGGGCACCGGACCCGGGCCGGGCCGCGCTCTACGACGAGCTGTCCGCGGCACACCTGGCGTGGCGGGACGCGGCCCGGTCCCTGGGCTGGTCGCCATCCCGGGGACCGGACGCGCAGCCATCCCGGGGACCGGACGCGCAGCCATCCCGGGGACCGGACGCGCCGCCGGCCCGGGGACCGGACGCGCCGCCGGCCCGGCCACCCGCCGGCACCCCCGGGCAGCGCCCCCACGACCCCCGTCCGGAAACCTCGCATGTCTGA
- a CDS encoding DeoR/GlpR family DNA-binding transcription regulator — translation MTRTDGQEERRRRLRELVTAKGFVRTSDLSAEFAVSVMTIHRDLDALQAQGWLRKVRGGASCLPSTQFHGSVGERMTTMTQTKQRLARAAAEELAPGQIVVLDDSTTCLGLIQHLTHHTPITVITNSLPAITALAREPGAALVALGGAYFPAYDAFMGPHTAQSMSAFRADVLFMSTTAVTAGRCYHMSPETVQVKQAMMAAAARRVLLVDHTKFANQGLYALAPLTDFDLVVVDDAAPAGEVRGLRERGVDVRIVPGGDLPDTSKL, via the coding sequence ATGACCCGTACGGATGGGCAGGAGGAACGGCGGCGCCGGTTGCGCGAACTGGTCACGGCCAAGGGCTTCGTCCGCACCTCGGACCTGTCGGCCGAGTTCGCCGTCAGTGTGATGACCATCCACCGCGACCTGGACGCCCTCCAGGCGCAGGGCTGGCTGCGCAAGGTGCGCGGCGGCGCGAGCTGTCTGCCGTCCACGCAGTTCCACGGCAGTGTCGGCGAGCGCATGACGACGATGACGCAGACCAAACAGCGGCTGGCGCGGGCGGCCGCCGAGGAGCTGGCTCCCGGCCAGATCGTGGTGCTCGACGACTCCACCACCTGCCTGGGCCTGATCCAGCATCTGACCCACCACACACCGATCACGGTGATCACCAACTCGCTGCCCGCCATCACGGCCCTGGCCAGGGAGCCCGGAGCGGCGCTGGTGGCGCTCGGCGGCGCCTACTTCCCGGCGTACGACGCGTTCATGGGACCGCACACCGCGCAGAGCATGTCCGCCTTCCGCGCCGATGTGCTGTTCATGTCCACCACCGCCGTCACCGCGGGCCGCTGCTATCACATGTCACCCGAGACGGTGCAGGTCAAGCAGGCGATGATGGCCGCCGCGGCCCGCCGCGTACTCCTCGTCGACCATACGAAGTTCGCCAACCAGGGGCTGTACGCCCTGGCTCCGCTCACCGACTTCGACCTGGTCGTGGTGGACGACGCGGCACCGGCCGGGGAGGTGCGCGGGCTGCGTGAGCGCGGCGTCGATGTGCGCATCGTTCCCGGTGGGGACTTGCCGGATACATCCAAGCTCTGA
- a CDS encoding alpha-L-fucosidase translates to MAIPAWFTEERFGMFIHWGLYALPARHEWVKNRERITDEDYDRYFRHFEPDLFDPREWARSAKRAGMKYMVLTTKHHDGFCLWDSKLTDYTSMNTPIGKDLVAEFVQAVRAEGLRVGFYHSLIDWHHPDFVVDGLHPRRDDPPEEIKRLNEGRDMARYRAYLHGQVEELLTGYGTIDYLFYDFSYKDDDHHDVWNGKGREEWGSEELLALTRRLQPEIIVNDRLAIPGDLVTPEQYQPDRPMEIDGRPVVWEACQTLNGSWGYDRDNLNVKPVDLLVRMLVDGVSKNGNMLLNVGPTGRGDFDATALATLEGIGAWMSRHQRSIHGAGPSPHRAPVDTRYTQRGNRLYLHLFTWPFGHVHLPDLAGKVEYAQLLHDASEIRYREIDPSIKAQNTGLGGQPPGTLTLTLPVVRPDVAVPVVELFLRQDT, encoded by the coding sequence ATGGCCATCCCCGCCTGGTTCACCGAAGAACGCTTCGGCATGTTCATCCACTGGGGCCTGTACGCCCTGCCCGCCCGCCACGAGTGGGTGAAGAACCGCGAACGCATCACGGACGAGGACTACGACCGCTACTTCCGCCACTTCGAACCGGACCTCTTCGACCCCCGTGAGTGGGCGCGGTCCGCAAAGCGCGCCGGAATGAAGTACATGGTGCTCACGACCAAGCACCACGACGGCTTCTGCCTGTGGGACTCCAAGCTCACCGACTACACCTCGATGAACACCCCGATCGGCAAGGACCTCGTCGCCGAGTTCGTCCAGGCCGTGCGCGCCGAGGGGCTGCGCGTCGGCTTCTACCACTCGCTCATCGACTGGCACCACCCGGACTTCGTCGTCGACGGCCTCCACCCGCGCCGTGACGACCCGCCGGAGGAGATCAAGCGGCTCAACGAGGGCCGCGACATGGCCCGTTACCGCGCCTATCTGCACGGTCAGGTGGAAGAACTGCTGACCGGCTACGGCACCATCGACTACCTCTTCTACGACTTCTCGTACAAGGACGACGACCACCACGACGTGTGGAACGGCAAGGGCAGGGAGGAGTGGGGCTCGGAGGAACTCCTCGCGCTCACCCGCAGGCTGCAGCCCGAGATCATCGTCAACGACCGGCTCGCCATCCCCGGCGACCTCGTCACCCCCGAGCAGTACCAGCCCGACCGGCCCATGGAGATCGACGGGCGGCCGGTGGTGTGGGAGGCGTGCCAGACCCTCAACGGCAGCTGGGGCTACGACCGCGACAACCTCAATGTGAAACCGGTCGACCTGCTGGTCCGGATGCTCGTCGACGGCGTCTCGAAGAACGGCAACATGCTGCTGAACGTCGGCCCGACCGGACGCGGCGACTTCGACGCCACCGCCCTCGCCACACTGGAGGGGATCGGTGCGTGGATGTCCCGCCACCAGCGCTCCATCCACGGCGCCGGCCCCTCCCCGCACCGCGCCCCGGTCGACACCCGCTACACCCAGCGCGGCAACCGCCTCTATCTGCACCTCTTCACCTGGCCCTTCGGCCATGTCCACCTGCCGGACCTGGCGGGCAAGGTCGAGTACGCGCAGCTCCTGCACGATGCGTCCGAGATCAGGTACCGCGAGATCGACCCGTCGATCAAGGCGCAGAACACCGGCCTCGGCGGCCAGCCACCCGGCACCCTGACCCTGACCCTGCCGGTCGTCCGCCCCGATGTGGCGGTACCGGTCGTGGAGCTGTTCCTGCGCCAGGACACCTGA
- a CDS encoding alpha-L-fucosidase translates to MAMQPWFPDAKFGIFIHWGIYAVDGVQESWSFFEGDVPHDQYMAQRHGFTARHYAPEDWADLFARAGARYAVLTSRHHDGVSLWDTAEGDLDVVRHTPAGRDLVGPYAAAMRERGIKVGLYYAHNDWNHPDYASTRYEGRPPEQENNPYAEVPKDEEDLAAWARYLAYRDGQVRELTTRFRPDLLWFDGEWERTEEQWRIKDLARLIRSEVPRCVLNARMLGEGDYATPEQGVPIEPPAGPWELCLTLNDSWGYRHHDHNYKSTGQLIRYFTETIGGGGNLLLSVGPKEDGTIPAEQVERLEGVGAWLARHAEAVYGTVRGLPAGHHYGPSTLSADRRTLYLTVFDIPRGPIGVRGLRTPVRRVTVLGTGTELGHQVIGGLHEVPGVLWLDRPATEDLDEYATVLAVELDGELDLYRGAGRF, encoded by the coding sequence ATGGCCATGCAACCCTGGTTCCCCGACGCCAAGTTCGGCATCTTCATCCACTGGGGCATCTACGCCGTCGACGGCGTCCAGGAGTCCTGGTCGTTCTTCGAGGGCGATGTCCCCCACGACCAGTACATGGCGCAGCGACACGGCTTCACCGCCCGCCACTACGCCCCGGAGGACTGGGCGGACCTCTTCGCCCGGGCCGGTGCCCGGTACGCCGTGCTCACCTCGCGCCACCACGACGGCGTCTCCCTGTGGGACACCGCGGAGGGCGACCTCGACGTGGTGCGGCACACCCCCGCCGGGCGCGATCTGGTCGGCCCGTACGCGGCGGCGATGCGGGAACGCGGCATCAAGGTCGGCCTCTACTACGCCCACAACGACTGGAACCACCCCGACTACGCCTCCACCCGTTACGAGGGCCGCCCGCCCGAGCAGGAGAACAACCCCTACGCCGAGGTGCCGAAGGACGAGGAGGATCTGGCGGCGTGGGCCCGCTACCTCGCCTACCGCGACGGCCAGGTGCGGGAGCTGACCACCCGGTTCCGTCCCGACCTGCTGTGGTTCGACGGTGAGTGGGAGCGCACCGAGGAGCAGTGGCGGATCAAGGATCTGGCCCGGCTGATCCGCTCCGAGGTGCCGCGGTGTGTGCTCAACGCGCGCATGCTCGGCGAGGGCGACTACGCCACCCCCGAACAGGGTGTGCCGATCGAACCGCCCGCCGGGCCCTGGGAGTTGTGCCTGACCCTCAACGACTCATGGGGCTACCGCCACCACGACCACAACTACAAGTCGACCGGTCAGCTCATCCGGTACTTCACGGAGACCATCGGTGGCGGCGGAAACCTGCTGTTGTCCGTGGGCCCCAAGGAGGACGGCACCATCCCGGCCGAGCAGGTCGAACGCCTGGAGGGCGTGGGCGCGTGGCTCGCCCGGCACGCCGAGGCCGTCTACGGCACGGTCCGCGGCCTGCCCGCAGGTCACCACTACGGCCCCAGCACGCTCTCCGCCGACCGCCGCACGCTCTATCTCACCGTGTTCGACATCCCCCGCGGCCCCATCGGCGTGCGCGGCCTGCGCACCCCGGTGCGGCGGGTCACTGTCCTCGGCACCGGCACCGAGCTGGGCCACCAGGTCATCGGCGGTCTGCACGAGGTCCCCGGTGTGCTGTGGCTCGACCGGCCCGCCACCGAGGACCTGGACGAGTACGCGACGGTCCTCGCCGTCGAGCTGGACGGGGAGCTGGACCTGTACCGGGGCGCGGGCCGCTTCTGA
- a CDS encoding carbohydrate ABC transporter permease, with the protein MSRTKGAMARGVSLHTALIAGVLLSVFPFYLAVVMATRTSSEIFSYPPKLWPGSHFRENVGHLFDNIDFFGSMLNSLIVAGTVTVLVLFFDSLAAFVFAKFDFPGRKLLFGLMMGIFMLPAQLSAIPQFVIMAKLGWIGSLTALIVPAAANAFGIFWMRQYMTGAIHDELMDASRLDGCSFLRQYWHVALPVVRPGLAFLGIFTFMSQWNDYAWPLIALTNPDHVTLQVALSQLNSVHSMTDYGMVMAGALLALIPLLIMFIFAARHFIADLAKGAIR; encoded by the coding sequence ATGAGCAGGACCAAAGGGGCCATGGCCCGCGGTGTCTCGTTGCACACCGCGCTGATCGCGGGCGTGCTGCTGTCCGTCTTCCCGTTCTATCTGGCCGTCGTGATGGCCACCCGGACCTCCAGCGAGATCTTCTCGTATCCGCCGAAGCTGTGGCCCGGGTCGCACTTCCGGGAGAACGTCGGCCACCTCTTCGACAACATCGACTTCTTCGGGTCGATGCTGAACTCGCTGATCGTCGCGGGCACCGTCACCGTGCTCGTGCTGTTCTTCGACTCGCTCGCGGCGTTCGTCTTCGCCAAGTTCGACTTCCCGGGCCGCAAGCTGCTGTTCGGGCTGATGATGGGCATCTTCATGCTGCCCGCGCAGCTCTCCGCCATCCCGCAGTTCGTCATCATGGCGAAGCTGGGCTGGATCGGCTCGCTCACCGCGCTGATCGTCCCGGCGGCGGCCAACGCGTTCGGCATCTTCTGGATGCGCCAGTACATGACGGGCGCCATTCACGACGAGCTGATGGACGCCTCACGGCTCGACGGCTGCAGCTTCCTGCGCCAGTACTGGCATGTGGCGCTGCCCGTGGTCCGACCGGGCCTGGCGTTCCTCGGCATCTTCACGTTCATGAGCCAGTGGAACGACTACGCCTGGCCGCTGATCGCCCTGACCAACCCGGACCATGTCACCCTCCAGGTGGCGCTGTCCCAGCTCAACAGCGTGCACAGCATGACGGACTACGGCATGGTCATGGCCGGTGCGCTGCTGGCCCTGATCCCGCTGCTGATCATGTTCATCTTCGCGGCCCGCCACTTCATCGCCGACCTGGCCAAGGGAGCCATCCGCTGA